The sequence below is a genomic window from Candidatus Hydrogenedens sp..
CCATTTTTTCCCTCCCCATGGCTCCTCATTTTTCGTGAGTGTATCAAACATAACCCAAAGGTTATATTTTTTTGCATAGTCAAGTTTTATTATTGCTTTATCAATATCAGACATATCATTCATATATTGGCTCATAATTAACACATTAAAGCCAGCTTCTTTATAAAGGTTAAGTTCTAAATCATCTGCCCCTGGAGACCACCACGCACCTATAATAAAACCTTTGTAACGGAAATCCCAACCTTCCAGTAGTTTCGATGTTTGAAAATCGCTCTTTGCTGAAGAAGATACGATAAGGAAAAGGATAGCCAATTTTATGAGAGTTTTATTCATTTATTCTCATCCTTAATCATTACAGAGGATAGATTTTAATATACGATTAATTATCTATTATAGTCAATCCTAACCTATTTTTAGTTGCCCGATGGATTGAATGGTGTTGTTTTTCAACAATATCAGAGTGCTTTGTTGAAAAAGGTTGGCATAAGGACATAAGACGTGTGAATAAAAAGTTTAAAAAGGTATTGACAAAATTTAAAGTTTATTGTATAATCTATTCTCTTTTTAATGTTTGTTTTTAATTTTTAAATAGATGGGTATTTTTTAAATGTCTAATTAATACAAGGAGGATAACAATGCCACTTAGATTTTCAACCACACTTAATATTTTTGACTCGGTATACGATGGCTACTGTAAAGAGGGGTATCGTGAGCCAATAAAATTTACAGAAGCGTTGATGGTAATATCGAAGATTAAAAAAATATCTGCTGTTGAGCTTCGTCATTCGGATATTACAAGTGACCTAACTGTAAAAACAGTAAAGAGGATGTTGAAAGATTATGATTTATTTTGTTCCGCAGTTTCGGTAGATTATTCAGAGAGTAAAAAATATGCTTTGGGGGCATTGGGTCATCAACATCCAAAAATGAGAAGTTCTGCAATTGATGAAGGACGTAAGGCAGTGGATATTGCCAGAGGATTAGGCACAACAGAGGTAGTACTTCGGCTATATACCGATGGGTCAGATTACCCGTTTCATGTAGATTATTTAAACCAATGGAATACCATTATCTCCTCTGTGAAAACAGTCGCTAAATATGCTTCGCCAGATATAAATGTATCAGTCTTATATAAGCCACGTGAGCCACGAAAATTTATAACTGTTTCTTCTGGGGGACGAGCCTTAGCAATGTGTCAGGAGATTGCAATGAAAAATATTGGAGTTGCAATTAGTTTTTCTAATTCGTTAATGGCTGGTGAAATACCTGCGGAAACCATTGCTCAGGTGGCAAGGGCAGGAAAACTGTTTCAAATGTATTTGAATGATACGTGCTTACCATCGGATGATTTGCTTGTTCCTGGTGGTTATCATTTATGGGAACTCCTTGAAACATTGTTTTATTTAAAGACTGCAAAGTATAAGGGATATTACAACCTCGATTTGCGTTCCCCACGAATGGAGCCGATATACGCTCTGCAAATAGCCATAGGGAATATAGAAATTATGGATAAGAAATTGGAAAAATTAGATATAACTGAATTAAGAAAAGCCCAAAGGACATTAGACGCAATAGAAAGCCAGAAAATAATCCGTCGCGTCATGTTTATCTAACTACTTTACTAAAACAACATGTGTATATCGGGCATCTGATTACATATCAGATGCCTTCCTTTATATTAGAATTAAAGTCTCACTATTCTTCCCCCTTAATGGTAGGCTTGGTTTTGATTAGGTATTGACGTCATTTCTCGAGGAAGAAAAACGTCCACAATTTAAGTTTTTGGACGAACGATATTTGTGCTCCCCTTAAATTTGCCCCATCTAATTTTGAATCAGAAAGATTGACACCGACAAGATTTGCTTTTTCAAGGTTTGCCCCTGAGAGGTCTGTTTTCAGCATTTTTGCACCACTATAACTTGCCTCGCTGGAGTATACATGTTTTAAGATGGCTGTACTGAGATTAGCTCCAGATAGGTCTGCCTCGATTAAACAAGCTTCGTGAAGATTGGCAGCGGAAAGATTTGCCATTACTAAACGAGCACGTCGGAAATCAGCACGGATTAGACAAGCCTGTTTCAAGTTTGCACCTGTTAAATCAGCCCCGCAAAATTTAACGTTTGTCCCATTGACTTCGCGAAGGTCTGCTCCTCGTAATCTTCCTGCACTAAAGTCCGCATCTTTTAAGTTTGCCTCTCTCAAAATACCATCGGATAACTTACATCTAAATAAAACTGCATTCATTAAGTCGGCGTTGGAAAGACGTGTCTTTTTCATGTTTGCATCGGATAAATTTGCATTTCGAAGTATTGCACGCTCTAAATTTGCTTCACTCAAATCTGCATCTGTTAAGTCTGCACCTATTAAATTTGCCCCTTCCAAATTGGCTTTCTCTAAATTGGCACGGATGAGTCTTGACCCCATAAGACAGGCACCTTTAAGATTCACCCCTCTTAAGTCTGCATCCATTAAATCGGCTTTCGTTAAATCAAAGCCAGCCAAATTAAAATTAGATAGGCTCACCCCTGTTAAATCAAGCGTTGTTTGGGGGTTTGACGCACGCCAACGGGCAAGTGATTCAATTCCTTGTTTTACTATTTCAACATGTGCAAAATTTGCCATAATTTTTATTATTTCTTTAACAAATAAAATTATAATAATTTATTATATTATTATATACATAAATTAATAGATAATCAACATTTATATTTAATAATTATAATAACATTTATTCATTGCAATAGGGAATGTTTTTAAATTGTGAATAAAAAATAAATATATGCATAGATTAGAAGAGGATACATCGCAAATTAACGAACAAAAATCGATTTTTTTAAAACGGAGTTAATCCTATCTGTTTTATTTATTACAATTTATCCTTTATAAATTTTTTTCTCGATTAGATTTCTTATAACGTGATTTGATGAATGGAAGAAAGTGTGGTTATTTAAGTAAAATATATGACCGTTTTAATATAAGGAGTTCTAAGATGATTAAAGAAGCACTTGTTTGGAAGGAAGTTAAGAAATATAATGAGATTTTATATCATAAGGCGGAAGGAATAGCAAAGATAACTATCAATCGTCCTCATCGACGCAATGCCTTTACACCCGTTACGTTAGATGAGATAAGCGATGCCCTTGCAGATGCACGGTTTGATTCACAGGTAGGCGTGGTTGTTCTTACCGGAGCAGGAGAGAAGGCATTTTGTTCGGGTGGTGACCAGAAGTATCGTGGGGAAGCAGGCTATGTAGACCCTCGGACAGGACATCACCGATTAAATGTGTTAGATTTGTATCGTCAGATACGAACATGCCCGAAGCCAGTTATTGCAATGGTGGCGGGATATGCTATTGGCGGAGGGAATATTTTAGCAATGGTGTGTGATTTAACTATCTCAGCGGATAATGCCATTTTTGGGCAGACAGGTCCAAAGGTAGGTTCTTTTGATGCTGGATATGGTTCAGCACATCTGGCACGTATTGTTGGACAAAAGAAGGCAAGGGAAATATGGTTTTTATGCAAACAGTATAATGCTCAAGAAGCATTGGACATGGGATTAGTAAATATTGTTGTCCCGTTGGAGGATTTAGAATTAACCACAGTGGCATGGTGCAGGCAGATATTGAAGATGTCGCCTATTGCACTACGTTGTATTAAAGCGGGAATGAATGCAGATGAAGATGGTCAAGCAGGCTTAACCGAGTTAGCTGGGAATGCCACAATGCTATTCTACATGACCGAAGAAGGACAAGAAGGGCGGAATGCCTTTCTGGAAAAACGTGACCCAAACTTTTCAAAGTTTCCCCGTAAACCGTAGATTGGTTTCCTACTTGAACCATGGAATAGGCAACGAAGGTAGAGGTGGTGCATCGTAAGGATTCGTCGGGTCGGTTCCAAAACGAGCTTCTAACCAATCATTTACACGGTCTCCGTCAGTATCGCGAAGGTTTGGATTGGAAACATAACCATATATGCCTCGAACCTCTTCAACATCTGTAAGCCCATCATTATCTGTATCAACTCTATTCGGGTCGGAGGGAAATCCGTAAACCCCATTAGTTTCATCGTAATCAGATAATCCATCGCCATCACTGTCTGGGTCGTTATCTAAAATGGTAATTTCGTAATTGATTTTTGTTGTGTCCAATCTTAAACATTGCGGATTTTTTAAACTTAAAACAACTATCTTGTCCCCATCTATATGGGTATTATCATAGAAGGTAAGTGTTAATGTCATTTGTGTTGTATTAGGTAGGAAGGAAATGAAATGTGTGTTTAAGTCAAAGTCAATGCCTTCTGTTGCATTTTCAGATGTTATGCCTATTTCTACTTCACCACCAGATGAACGGGCAGGTGCACTGAGTAAAATGGTAATTTGTTGTGTTGTATTCTGTTCTTCGATTAATAATGTTTCCTGATAAAATTGAACCTTTGGTTGTTCTAAATATGATTGAGCAAGATTATACGTAATATTAAACCGCCCGAAATAATCAGGTTCTTCTGGTGTGTCACACGACGCACCACCTCCCCATAACTGACCAATGATTTGTTGCGTTCCTGTAAGCATTAATGGACTACCAGAAGAGCCAGGTTCCGTAGTCCCCTCATCCCATGTAACTTCATGGTAAAGTGAGGAGTATGGGTTATCAGTGTTCGTTTTATGCCCGAAACTAATTCGCTTGTAGCTTCCAGAGGGATGGTGAATATCTGTTACTGGTGTTCCTATGGCGATAGCAGAAGTAGTCCAGCCAACATAAGTAGCATTTTCTGGTGGTTCGTTCCTCATTTTTAGAAGCGTAAAGTCATTTCCAAGCCCGTAATAAGCACTCCCTCCTGAACCGACAAGATAATCAGCCCCTCCAGTAGTTCGTGGAACTGTTGATAGTGATGGTGGAGTTCCATTACATGTTGAGGTTTGGTAGAACCAGTAGAATTCCAGTGTATCTGCTCCTCGAGTACCCGTTTGAGAACTGACACAATGGTTTGCAGTTAGCACGTATGGTATTTGGGTACATGAATCATGGTCATTGAGAAGTGTCGCTGTACAAAACAAAGCATACGGAGAACCAACAATGCCGAGACCTAAGATACCTCTACTTGTCTCTGCCCATTCGGGATAACATGTAACATCCAAGTTACAACTACCTGCTTTAGTTAACAATGAAATAGGGTCTTTATATATACCAATAACTTCTTTAATGAGAAAGCCTATAGCATCTGCGGGTTGATTTTGTGAAACATGACATAAGACATAAACATGTTCGGAGAAGCATGTAGGTAACCATCCCCCCATATTTTTTATGTCTTTGGGGCTAAAAGGTCCCCAGAATTCGTCCGCATTTTTATCGGGATTTAGTACCCAAAAAAAAGCGTTCGCATCAGAATCGGTGTTTTCAAATAAAGGGTCTATTTTTACACGGATGCCAATACTATTAGGGAATTGGATATCAACTGCCCAGAGAGACGAAGCGTCAGATAATACCTGCCAGAGACCGGTGGAACTTTTCTGACCATATACCTCGATAGGTTGTGATAACTCTTGAATAATACCAATGCGGAATACCCCTTTTTCAGTGCTTGTTATCGATTTCTTTTCTTCTTCGAGCAATTTTTGCGTTTGTAAAGGAGGCAAAGTAACTGTTGGAGGAGAAAATGGTAGTTCCTTTATTAATTTCTGTATGCTCTCTGTTCCCGATATTTTTTTTGTCTCTTTTACCACAGAACGGGCAGGCTCGGAAAATACAGAGACGTCACCAATTGACTGCCCAGTTTTTTTCTGAATCCCTAATTGATTTAGTTCCCTTTCCGATAATCTATTCCCATTCTTAAAATAGAGTTCTAAAACTTTTCCCGTACGTGTCTCTTCACAAAGAACGCCGTTTATAAGATGTTCCGGATAAGATAACGGCTTTTCTTCCCATTCCTGCAATATTTGATATTCATTTTGCATTTCTTTTAATTGTAGGTAACCTGTGGGAAGATTATCTTCTGCTAATATTACATATTGGATAGTGACTATAGACATGAGAGCAAATAACACATCTTGTCCTTTCCAGTTTAATTTCTTATCACGTTTATCATATTAGATAACAATGGGATGAATTTTTTTATTTGCTATTTATTTGATTGAATACCATTTGAATATCACAAGCATCCGTTTTACTGTCTCGTGTCAAATCGGTTTGAACCCTTGAGTTTACACCTAATACTGCATCCACAATAAATAATAAGTCGTTTGTATCAATCACGCCAGATTTATCCACGTCATATTCATCAGGAGCAATATACAAATAAGGTTTAATGAGTGGATAACTTACATCCATCCTGCCATAGTAATCTGGCTCATCTATTTCATTGCAACTGGCTTCCCCACCCCATAATTGGCCTATTATAAGTTGAGTGTCTTCTAAAAATAATGGACATCCTGATGAGCCCGATTCGGTACTACTTAAATTGTATACAACCTCATGGAATTTATTTAGCGATCGCAAATGTGCTCCTCTATTATTTGGACTCCCTGTATCTATTGTTGTTCCAAAAGAAATTCTTTTATAAGATCCATGGGGATGATGGATTGCCACTACCGCTGTATTAATGGATACTGGAAAATTAGTGAACCCCAGTTCTACAACATTATCTGGTGGGACATTTCTCATCCTGAGTAACGTCATGTCGGTTCCATACATTGTATTTGAACCTGTCAGGAAATCCGCACCACCTTTTGTTTTGGGTACTGTAGTTATTAGTGGAGGTGATGCATTACAAGTTTGAGATTGATAAAACCAGTAAAATTCTAATCCATCGGCATCCTCCTGGTCTCCTACACAATGAAAAGCAGTCAAAATAAGTTGTGATAAATGTCTCGGATTTCCATCATTTAATAGACTACCAGTACAGTAAATAACATTTGGTCTTGATACGGTAGATAAACCAACAATACCTTTGCTTATGGTAGTCCATGAATCATAGCATGTAACATCTTCATAGCAATTTCCCAATTTGGCAAGTTCTCCAATAGGGTCTTTATATAGATATGCATAACTATCAATAATAACAGGCACGGGTGGATATGAAGATGAGCGTGGCATGACATAATAAAATGTTATTTCATCTGAAAAAATAGTTGGTGTCCACATTTCTTTGTTGTGAATTTCGATAGCATTGAGTTCCGATGAATCCAGAGTATTACTTATATACAAATAATGAGATGGTGGTATATTTTCTGAAAGTACAATGTGAAGTCTAATCCCAAGAGCATCCTCTGCAAAAAAGTTGATGAACTGAATTGAATATAGAGTGTCTTCTTGTTTATCTATTGAGATGTTGGATTCTTCATTGAAAAGTGATATAGGTTCATCGAGGTCAATAATACTTCCAATTTTTAAAACTCCTTTTTGAGATGTTGCGTCTGCATCTGAATCGTGAACACCTCTAATAAATGGAGGTAAAATAAAAGTTTTTGAAGATTTTCTGGGAAGGGTATCACTTTGAACTGATGAGGCTTTATGAATATCGAACGATTTTCCCGATTTGTCCGTTCTGGTCTCAGTAGGGATTTCAACACGTTGGGGAGTCCAATCCTTTAATTGAATGTTTAGTTCCTGCAAATCAGATAAAGAAAGCTCAACTCCTTGTTCGTCAAAATAAATTTCCCTAAAATGTTGCTCTGGTACATATCTCAGTAAAAATCCATAAACATTGCCTCTGTATGTGCGTTCGACCCACTGATACTCAATCTGATATTCATCTTCGGGATAGCCTGCATTATTTAACCAATTCTGGTAAGTATCACTAAATGGCTCCTCAACTGCAAACATATCACTGTTGAAAATAAGAAAGGAGACTGTTATGCAAATGAGTACTAATTTTAAATTAAAATATAATGGATTACTACTGAAATGCATTATACTACCTTATCGTTATTGTGTCAGATAAAATTCTCATATAATATAAGTTTACCCGAAAATAGAGATTAATAGCCAAAAAATTGATAATTTTTGACGTGGCTCTCTCTTTTATTATAACTTATTTTTAGTACTATAAGGTTTTATTATGAAGATAGTTAGTACTACAATTATAGTTACGGTTTTAACATGTGTTAATTGCATTTCTGCTGTATCAGAACAAAGTGACGTTATTTATGTTTCTCTATGTGACAAAGACCTCATTAAAACCGATCTTAATTTTGCAAGCTCAAATGCTTTTTCAGGGGAAAACACATTTTGCTTTGAAGTGGAGCCGAATCAGACAGTTAATCATATTCAATTTTTGATGAACACAAACCTTATTACGGATAGTACGAACACAGAGGTTACATATCATAATTTAAAAAAAGTTGAGAATCTTAATTTTACGTTGCTCTCTTGGGAAGAGAATGTGAATGCTTCGGATATAAATGAAGTTCGCAAACATTATCTGGTTAAAATCTCTCCACATTTATTGTTCTACTTTTTTGAATCTGATTCGGATATTAAGTCTGTTCAAATAAAAGGTCTAACGGCTAACAAGGGTTTGACTATTAAAACCCACGAGCAAGATTCTCTGATACTTTATAGAGATACAACGAGATTATTGGCATTTTTGCCAGTATTCCCATCCGTTGCTCAAATACAACAGGGTGATAATATAGAAATAAACTTTGTCAAAGATATGGCATATATACCGCACATGTTTGCCTTTTTAATTATCTTAGGTGGAAAGACGTTACCGCATCTTGCTATTTATCCATCCGATTTGGGGACAGAATATGGTGCTCGTATTACGCTTACAGATTATCAGTCAATGTATCCTTCTTTTGAAATTTTTCTTGTTCCAAAAGCCATAGTAACATCCTTTATGAAAAAGCGATATGAAATTTGGGGTAAAGCCTTCTTTGTTGAGCGAGAACAACGATTGTATAAAAGTATAAACTTCCTTGAAACCCGTGCATTTACATATAAAGATAAAGAAAATCAATGGGGGATTGCCTTTAACGACCCTATAAACGGCTACTTACAATTAGATGGCAAAGTTTTCTCTATATTTAAATCATTGTTATACGGTGAAACTTTAAACAAGGAGACGAAAATAAAAGGTATATGCCAGATTAACAACAAAGAATTTTTCGATTTTGAAGTTCCTTCTTGTATTGAGTCAAGTATTCCCTTCCCCGAAACAATTTCTTTAGATTCTGGGCTTATAATATACA
It includes:
- a CDS encoding trypsin-like peptidase domain-containing protein; protein product: MHFSSNPLYFNLKLVLICITVSFLIFNSDMFAVEEPFSDTYQNWLNNAGYPEDEYQIEYQWVERTYRGNVYGFLLRYVPEQHFREIYFDEQGVELSLSDLQELNIQLKDWTPQRVEIPTETRTDKSGKSFDIHKASSVQSDTLPRKSSKTFILPPFIRGVHDSDADATSQKGVLKIGSIIDLDEPISLFNEESNISIDKQEDTLYSIQFINFFAEDALGIRLHIVLSENIPPSHYLYISNTLDSSELNAIEIHNKEMWTPTIFSDEITFYYVMPRSSSYPPVPVIIDSYAYLYKDPIGELAKLGNCYEDVTCYDSWTTISKGIVGLSTVSRPNVIYCTGSLLNDGNPRHLSQLILTAFHCVGDQEDADGLEFYWFYQSQTCNASPPLITTVPKTKGGADFLTGSNTMYGTDMTLLRMRNVPPDNVVELGFTNFPVSINTAVVAIHHPHGSYKRISFGTTIDTGSPNNRGAHLRSLNKFHEVVYNLSSTESGSSGCPLFLEDTQLIIGQLWGGEASCNEIDEPDYYGRMDVSYPLIKPYLYIAPDEYDVDKSGVIDTNDLLFIVDAVLGVNSRVQTDLTRDSKTDACDIQMVFNQINSK
- a CDS encoding trypsin-like peptidase domain-containing protein is translated as MLFALMSIVTIQYVILAEDNLPTGYLQLKEMQNEYQILQEWEEKPLSYPEHLINGVLCEETRTGKVLELYFKNGNRLSERELNQLGIQKKTGQSIGDVSVFSEPARSVVKETKKISGTESIQKLIKELPFSPPTVTLPPLQTQKLLEEEKKSITSTEKGVFRIGIIQELSQPIEVYGQKSSTGLWQVLSDASSLWAVDIQFPNSIGIRVKIDPLFENTDSDANAFFWVLNPDKNADEFWGPFSPKDIKNMGGWLPTCFSEHVYVLCHVSQNQPADAIGFLIKEVIGIYKDPISLLTKAGSCNLDVTCYPEWAETSRGILGLGIVGSPYALFCTATLLNDHDSCTQIPYVLTANHCVSSQTGTRGADTLEFYWFYQTSTCNGTPPSLSTVPRTTGGADYLVGSGGSAYYGLGNDFTLLKMRNEPPENATYVGWTTSAIAIGTPVTDIHHPSGSYKRISFGHKTNTDNPYSSLYHEVTWDEGTTEPGSSGSPLMLTGTQQIIGQLWGGGASCDTPEEPDYFGRFNITYNLAQSYLEQPKVQFYQETLLIEEQNTTQQITILLSAPARSSGGEVEIGITSENATEGIDFDLNTHFISFLPNTTQMTLTLTFYDNTHIDGDKIVVLSLKNPQCLRLDTTKINYEITILDNDPDSDGDGLSDYDETNGVYGFPSDPNRVDTDNDGLTDVEEVRGIYGYVSNPNLRDTDGDRVNDWLEARFGTDPTNPYDAPPLPSLPIPWFK
- a CDS encoding pentapeptide repeat-containing protein — its product is MANFAHVEIVKQGIESLARWRASNPQTTLDLTGVSLSNFNLAGFDLTKADLMDADLRGVNLKGACLMGSRLIRANLEKANLEGANLIGADLTDADLSEANLERAILRNANLSDANMKKTRLSNADLMNAVLFRCKLSDGILREANLKDADFSAGRLRGADLREVNGTNVKFCGADLTGANLKQACLIRADFRRARLVMANLSAANLHEACLIEADLSGANLSTAILKHVYSSEASYSGAKMLKTDLSGANLEKANLVGVNLSDSKLDGANLRGAQISFVQKLKLWTFFFLEK
- the menB gene encoding 1,4-dihydroxy-2-naphthoyl-CoA synthase; the protein is MIKEALVWKEVKKYNEILYHKAEGIAKITINRPHRRNAFTPVTLDEISDALADARFDSQVGVVVLTGAGEKAFCSGGDQKYRGEAGYVDPRTGHHRLNVLDLYRQIRTCPKPVIAMVAGYAIGGGNILAMVCDLTISADNAIFGQTGPKVGSFDAGYGSAHLARIVGQKKAREIWFLCKQYNAQEALDMGLVNIVVPLEDLELTTVAWCRQILKMSPIALRCIKAGMNADEDGQAGLTELAGNATMLFYMTEEGQEGRNAFLEKRDPNFSKFPRKP
- a CDS encoding TIM barrel protein; this encodes MPLRFSTTLNIFDSVYDGYCKEGYREPIKFTEALMVISKIKKISAVELRHSDITSDLTVKTVKRMLKDYDLFCSAVSVDYSESKKYALGALGHQHPKMRSSAIDEGRKAVDIARGLGTTEVVLRLYTDGSDYPFHVDYLNQWNTIISSVKTVAKYASPDINVSVLYKPREPRKFITVSSGGRALAMCQEIAMKNIGVAISFSNSLMAGEIPAETIAQVARAGKLFQMYLNDTCLPSDDLLVPGGYHLWELLETLFYLKTAKYKGYYNLDLRSPRMEPIYALQIAIGNIEIMDKKLEKLDITELRKAQRTLDAIESQKIIRRVMFI